A window from Streptomyces sp. NBC_00271 encodes these proteins:
- a CDS encoding extracellular solute-binding protein — MRRRARIMMTMTAALGLTVGVSGCGTDSGSGPKTTTLTVVATNYGDSVHKNSIGFWDRVSLAFQAAHPDIRVETKVYPADEVDAKVAALVKQGKAPDVVQTDSYAEYAAKGLLYRADELLSISAQGSFVPSLAEAGQVRRVQYGLPFTASTRLLYYNKDLFSRAGLKPPTTWQQLLVDARVLKTMGVTYPIALPLGPEEAEAETLTWLLAGGGGYTDNSGSYALTSKENVSTLEWLRSSLVAEGLTGPTLPGKLNRGAALQAFMDGKAAMVNAPLSLMRQIEDSTLSVPYGTVTLPSRTGRTVSTMGTADWTIAFRSAGHREQTGEFLDFLYGDKYVTQQAAEYQLLPVTTAASAAMREDKQYSKLWNGLDALDNMELYPLSETNWSQVAASIRAQIGKSVGPGGDPEAVLSSIGKATRSTS; from the coding sequence GTGCGTCGCAGAGCCCGGATCATGATGACGATGACGGCCGCGTTGGGCCTCACGGTGGGCGTGAGCGGTTGCGGCACGGACTCCGGGTCGGGGCCGAAGACCACGACCCTCACCGTCGTCGCCACGAACTACGGCGACAGCGTCCACAAGAACTCCATCGGCTTCTGGGACCGCGTCAGTCTCGCTTTCCAGGCCGCCCATCCCGACATCCGGGTGGAGACGAAGGTCTACCCGGCCGACGAGGTCGACGCGAAGGTCGCCGCACTCGTCAAACAGGGGAAGGCACCGGACGTCGTCCAGACCGACAGCTACGCCGAGTACGCGGCCAAGGGCCTGCTCTACCGCGCGGACGAACTGCTGTCGATCTCCGCCCAGGGCAGCTTCGTACCGAGCCTCGCGGAGGCCGGGCAGGTGCGCCGCGTCCAGTACGGCCTGCCGTTCACGGCGAGCACCCGCCTCCTGTACTACAACAAGGACCTCTTCTCCCGGGCGGGCCTGAAGCCCCCCACCACCTGGCAGCAACTGCTCGTGGACGCCCGCGTGTTGAAGACCATGGGCGTGACGTACCCGATCGCGCTGCCCCTCGGCCCGGAGGAGGCGGAGGCGGAGACCCTGACCTGGCTGCTGGCCGGGGGCGGCGGCTACACCGACAACAGCGGCAGCTACGCCCTCACCTCCAAGGAGAACGTCTCCACGCTGGAGTGGCTGCGCTCCTCCCTCGTCGCCGAAGGTCTCACGGGCCCGACCCTCCCCGGCAAGCTCAACCGTGGCGCCGCCCTCCAGGCCTTCATGGACGGCAAGGCGGCCATGGTCAACGCCCCACTCTCGCTGATGCGCCAGATCGAGGACTCGACCCTGAGCGTCCCCTACGGCACCGTCACGCTCCCGAGCCGCACCGGCCGGACCGTGTCGACCATGGGCACGGCCGACTGGACGATCGCCTTCCGCTCGGCCGGCCACCGCGAGCAGACGGGCGAGTTCCTCGACTTCCTCTACGGCGACAAGTACGTCACCCAGCAGGCCGCCGAGTACCAGCTCCTGCCGGTCACCACCGCGGCGAGCGCCGCCATGCGCGAGGACAAGCAGTACAGCAAGCTCTGGAACGGCCTGGACGCCCTGGACAACATGGAGCTCTACCCCCTCTCCGAGACCAACTGGTCCCAGGTGGCGGCGTCGATCAGGGCGCAGATCGGCAAGTCGGTGGGTCCGGGCGGGGATCCGGAGGCGGTGCTGTCGTCGATCGGGAAGGCGACACGCTCGACCTCCTGA
- a CDS encoding DinB family protein, giving the protein MTRTDTPTAWDERTQLATFLDYARATARAKCEGVSPEGARQAPLPGSPLMTLCGLISHLRWVEHYWFHVMFLGEEDDGPIAAATEEDPDPEMRIAVDVPLPQLLDEYEEQSARYRLLVAEHDLDARAKRPFRDGRYMDLRWIVLHLIEETARHNGHLDIVRELVDGEKGA; this is encoded by the coding sequence ATGACGCGAACCGATACACCCACCGCCTGGGACGAACGCACCCAGCTGGCCACCTTCCTCGACTACGCCCGTGCCACCGCCCGCGCCAAGTGCGAGGGGGTCTCGCCGGAGGGCGCGCGGCAGGCCCCGCTCCCCGGATCCCCGCTGATGACGCTGTGCGGGCTGATCAGCCACCTGCGCTGGGTCGAGCACTACTGGTTCCACGTGATGTTCCTCGGCGAGGAGGACGACGGGCCGATCGCGGCCGCGACGGAGGAGGATCCCGATCCGGAGATGCGGATCGCCGTCGACGTGCCGTTGCCCCAACTCCTCGACGAGTACGAGGAGCAGAGCGCCCGGTACCGTCTTCTGGTCGCCGAGCACGACCTGGACGCCAGGGCCAAGCGTCCGTTCCGCGACGGCCGGTACATGGACCTCCGCTGGATCGTGCTCCACCTGATCGAGGAGACCGCTCGGCACAACGGCCACCTGGACATCGTCCGGGAACTGGTCGACGGCGAGAAGGGAGCCTGA
- a CDS encoding pyridoxal phosphate-dependent aminotransferase → MADNVASLFRGTAAHSPSMAALARESDGVGPIDFCIPCNPYFPTPGMFDELAGRLREIITYYPSSADTITAELCALLQLPPSCVAMGNGSTELITWIDHLLVRESLAIPVPTFGRWTDQPMETGKRVDMFPLMESNGFALDPAQYIEFIRARGTRVAVICNPNNPDGGFLSRRAVVNFMDQLQDLDLIVIDESFLEFADAESDPSVVEEAVLRPNVIVLRSLGKNFGLHGIRFGYLVANPALAGKIRSMLPKWNLNSFAETVVFMLKEHGAEYMESLHLVRRDRLDMARQLSALPGLTVYPSQGNFLFVRLPVGAEGTVVRDRLLSEHRILVRECGNKIGSSSRFLRLVVRPETDVRRLVSGMEQVLYGSRRGAAVPELGTGTSYSSGTAAVDRLISETNGVGMPLAAQAAAMPSLPPAQTWPGPAPAQAPTGMPGLVPAPAPAAAMMPPQQQPAARMPAPAPPQQQPMPAVAQMPGVAQMPGVAQMQPAPQMQPAAQMMPQAPPMSAVAQMAQMAQTAQAQAQRQQAPIPAVAQAPSPAAQAQARSMQPPPQAPAMPAMAPAPAAGLGQTGMPGLRNRGLTAAQVRGRTEPEPAPQPTGWPAAGAMYNQVG, encoded by the coding sequence ATGGCCGACAACGTCGCCTCGCTGTTCCGCGGTACTGCGGCGCACAGCCCCTCGATGGCTGCGCTGGCCCGCGAGAGCGATGGAGTCGGCCCGATCGACTTCTGCATCCCGTGCAACCCGTACTTCCCCACCCCTGGCATGTTCGACGAACTGGCCGGGCGGTTGCGCGAGATCATCACGTACTACCCGAGCAGCGCCGACACGATCACGGCCGAGCTGTGCGCGCTGCTCCAACTCCCGCCGAGCTGCGTCGCGATGGGCAACGGTTCCACGGAACTGATCACCTGGATCGACCACCTGCTCGTGCGCGAGTCCCTCGCCATCCCCGTCCCCACCTTCGGTCGCTGGACCGACCAGCCCATGGAGACCGGCAAGCGGGTCGACATGTTCCCGCTCATGGAGTCCAACGGCTTCGCTCTGGACCCGGCCCAGTACATCGAGTTCATCCGCGCCCGCGGCACCCGTGTCGCCGTCATCTGCAACCCGAACAACCCCGACGGCGGCTTCCTCAGCCGCCGTGCGGTCGTCAACTTCATGGACCAGCTCCAGGACCTGGACCTGATCGTCATCGACGAGTCGTTCTTGGAGTTCGCCGACGCCGAGAGCGACCCGAGCGTCGTGGAAGAGGCCGTCCTGCGGCCCAACGTCATCGTCCTGCGCAGCCTCGGCAAGAACTTCGGCCTGCACGGCATCCGCTTCGGCTACCTCGTGGCCAACCCCGCGCTCGCGGGCAAGATCCGCTCCATGCTGCCCAAGTGGAACCTCAACTCCTTCGCGGAGACCGTGGTGTTCATGCTCAAGGAGCACGGCGCCGAGTACATGGAGAGCCTGCACCTGGTGCGCCGCGACCGCCTCGACATGGCCCGCCAGCTCTCGGCACTCCCCGGCCTGACGGTCTACCCCTCGCAGGGCAACTTCCTCTTCGTACGGCTTCCCGTGGGCGCCGAGGGCACCGTCGTGCGCGACCGACTGCTGAGCGAGCACCGGATCCTGGTCCGTGAGTGCGGCAACAAGATCGGCTCGTCCAGTCGCTTCCTGAGACTCGTGGTGCGCCCCGAGACGGACGTGCGTCGCCTGGTGTCCGGCATGGAACAGGTGCTCTACGGGTCCAGGAGGGGAGCCGCCGTACCCGAGCTGGGCACAGGGACCAGCTACAGCTCGGGTACGGCGGCGGTGGACCGTCTGATCAGCGAGACGAACGGGGTCGGCATGCCGCTGGCCGCGCAGGCCGCCGCGATGCCGAGCCTGCCGCCCGCCCAGACCTGGCCGGGCCCGGCCCCGGCGCAGGCCCCCACCGGGATGCCGGGCCTGGTCCCCGCCCCGGCTCCGGCCGCCGCGATGATGCCGCCGCAGCAGCAGCCCGCGGCACGCATGCCCGCGCCTGCCCCGCCGCAGCAGCAGCCCATGCCCGCGGTCGCCCAGATGCCCGGCGTCGCACAGATGCCGGGGGTGGCCCAGATGCAGCCCGCCCCCCAGATGCAACCGGCCGCCCAGATGATGCCGCAGGCGCCGCCGATGTCCGCGGTCGCCCAGATGGCGCAGATGGCCCAGACCGCACAGGCTCAGGCACAACGACAGCAGGCGCCGATCCCCGCCGTCGCCCAGGCCCCGTCACCGGCGGCCCAGGCGCAGGCACGGTCGATGCAGCCGCCGCCGCAGGCACCGGCGATGCCCGCCATGGCCCCCGCCCCGGCCGCCGGGCTGGGCCAGACCGGCATGCCGGGCCTGCGCAACCGGGGCCTGACCGCCGCCCAGGTACGGGGCCGCACCGAGCCGGAACCGGCACCCCAGCCCACGGGCTGGCCGGCGGCGGGCGCGATGTACAACCAGGTCGGCTAA
- a CDS encoding NmrA family NAD(P)-binding protein: MVASNLVLLSNAGDVGRTVLDQLRAQDVPVRVMVRRDDARAAELRVLGAEVVIGDLTRPETVAAALEGVGRMYFAMPVSPDQLLAATVVASVAREHGELDGLVDMSQMTVSQMTATSTGESDQQRLHWLSEQVFDWSGLPVVHVRPTAFLDNPLFTTLAARSIRDNGTIALPFGTGRTSPIAVDDVARVVATVLRDPAPHIGHVYELTGPRTVDMTEMAEEFSRALGRPVSYVDVPLDRWRSEVLAKAGLPPHTEQHIATMARLHRENRYNRTSDDVERVTGVPAQTIEAFVAARRDFYLG, from the coding sequence TTGGTTGCCAGCAATCTTGTTCTTCTCTCCAACGCCGGTGACGTGGGCCGCACGGTCCTCGACCAGCTGCGCGCGCAGGACGTGCCCGTGCGGGTGATGGTCCGCCGCGACGACGCGCGTGCGGCCGAGCTGCGTGTGCTCGGCGCGGAGGTCGTCATCGGAGACCTGACCCGGCCCGAGACCGTCGCCGCCGCGCTGGAGGGTGTCGGGCGGATGTACTTCGCGATGCCCGTGTCGCCGGACCAGCTGCTGGCGGCGACCGTGGTGGCCAGCGTGGCGCGCGAGCACGGGGAGCTGGACGGGCTGGTCGACATGTCCCAGATGACGGTGTCGCAGATGACCGCCACCAGCACCGGGGAGTCGGACCAGCAGCGGCTGCACTGGCTGTCTGAGCAGGTGTTCGACTGGTCGGGCCTGCCGGTGGTGCACGTCCGGCCGACGGCGTTCCTGGACAATCCGCTGTTCACCACGCTGGCGGCGCGATCGATCCGGGACAACGGCACGATCGCGCTGCCGTTCGGCACCGGACGCACCTCGCCGATCGCCGTGGACGACGTCGCCCGGGTCGTCGCCACCGTGCTCCGCGACCCGGCCCCGCACATCGGGCACGTCTACGAGCTGACCGGGCCACGCACGGTCGACATGACCGAGATGGCCGAGGAGTTCTCACGGGCGCTCGGGCGTCCGGTGTCCTATGTCGACGTGCCGCTGGACCGGTGGCGGAGCGAGGTGCTCGCCAAGGCGGGCCTGCCGCCGCACACCGAACAGCACATCGCCACCATGGCCCGGCTGCACCGGGAGAACCGCTACAACCGCACGTCCGACGACGTCGAACGCGTCACGGGCGTGCCTGCCCAGACGATCGAGGCGTTCGTGGCCGCGCGCAGGGACTTCTACTTGGGCTGA
- a CDS encoding DUF2637 domain-containing protein — translation MDWTQDDPTLRDIQLDPRATAYDPLNPPFTGADPLGTQHFWHVPEPAIEPDAWDPDEELAQMLYTTSSVTPTAPAPPHSHALPRRPVNRRRPRPGFHAIAAKHRIITVVFLVVMIIVSAVMMLGWSVSYSYNQLRGISLLVVSAKLARWWPLMVYGPWLVAGLSILRASVQHRSARRSWSVMLIASATAVALCVGQSPRSLLAMVVVGIPPITALICFRELVGQISPHHGPRHACQTMRRPKQPRP, via the coding sequence ATGGACTGGACTCAGGACGATCCCACCCTCCGCGACATTCAGCTCGATCCGCGAGCCACCGCCTACGATCCGCTGAACCCACCGTTCACCGGCGCCGATCCGCTCGGGACGCAACACTTCTGGCACGTCCCCGAGCCCGCGATCGAGCCGGACGCGTGGGATCCGGACGAAGAGCTGGCGCAGATGCTGTACACGACGTCGAGCGTGACGCCCACCGCTCCGGCCCCGCCGCACAGCCATGCCCTGCCGCGCCGCCCGGTCAACCGGCGCAGGCCCCGGCCGGGATTCCATGCCATTGCCGCAAAACACAGGATCATCACGGTTGTTTTCCTGGTCGTAATGATCATTGTATCCGCGGTGATGATGTTGGGATGGTCCGTCTCTTATTCATACAACCAGCTGCGTGGCATTTCACTACTGGTCGTATCGGCGAAGTTGGCACGATGGTGGCCGCTGATGGTGTACGGACCGTGGCTCGTGGCAGGTTTGTCCATTCTTCGCGCGTCCGTTCAGCACCGGAGCGCCAGACGGTCCTGGTCCGTGATGCTGATCGCCTCCGCCACGGCGGTCGCCCTCTGTGTCGGCCAGTCTCCGCGCTCCCTGCTGGCGATGGTGGTCGTCGGAATCCCCCCCATCACCGCCCTGATCTGCTTCCGGGAACTCGTCGGCCAGATCTCGCCCCACCACGGACCTCGGCACGCCTGCCAGACCATGAGGCGGCCCAAGCAGCCAAGACCTTGA
- a CDS encoding organic hydroperoxide resistance protein: MSTTTLYTTEALSTGDGRNGEVRSLDGVLDEVLAVPKEMGGPGGDRTNPEQLFAAGYAACFHNGLRLIAAQQEVKVPGSTVTSTVSLLSKEDGGFTLAVKLSVHLPGVEQATADRLVQTTHQVCPYSDATRGNIDVILEATV, from the coding sequence ATGTCCACCACCACGCTCTACACCACCGAGGCCCTCTCGACCGGCGACGGCCGCAACGGAGAGGTCCGTAGCCTCGACGGAGTCCTCGACGAGGTCCTCGCCGTACCGAAGGAGATGGGCGGCCCCGGCGGCGACAGGACCAACCCCGAGCAGCTCTTCGCCGCGGGCTACGCGGCCTGCTTCCACAACGGACTGCGGCTGATCGCGGCCCAGCAGGAGGTGAAGGTGCCCGGTTCCACCGTCACGTCGACCGTGAGCCTGCTCAGCAAGGAGGACGGGGGCTTCACCCTGGCCGTGAAGCTGTCGGTCCACCTGCCCGGCGTGGAGCAGGCGACCGCCGACCGGCTCGTACAGACCACGCACCAGGTCTGCCCCTACTCCGACGCCACCCGGGGGAACATCGACGTGATCCTCGAAGCGACCGTCTGA
- a CDS encoding helix-turn-helix domain-containing protein, giving the protein MNSKDQLGRFLRTRRAQLRPSDVGLSTFGERRRVPGLRRDELAQLAGVSQSYYTRLEQGLSLNASVEVLDAIARALRLDETEHRHLHDLAGVVRKSGRSRPRRPAPERVSEATRQLIAAFGDTPVIVLGRRSDVLAWNRTGHALFAGHLDPDSPEQPARRPNTARLVFLDPHTRDLYEDWPRKARDAVGKLRLAVGEHPDDPELAELIGQLTMKSREFTSLWSEHRVRAWDIATHRMRHPLVGPMDVAQQAMPVPNEPGQRIVAVTAAAGSSSQAALTLLAQVTAPRTRTAVDTDSVSVQ; this is encoded by the coding sequence ATGAACAGCAAGGACCAGCTCGGTCGATTCCTCCGTACGCGTCGCGCGCAGCTGCGGCCCTCCGACGTCGGGCTCTCGACGTTCGGGGAGCGCCGGCGCGTGCCCGGGCTGCGGCGCGACGAGCTGGCCCAGCTGGCGGGGGTGAGCCAGTCCTACTACACGCGGCTGGAGCAGGGACTGTCCCTCAACGCCTCCGTGGAGGTACTGGACGCGATCGCCCGGGCGCTGCGCCTGGACGAGACCGAACACCGCCACCTGCACGACCTCGCCGGGGTGGTGCGCAAGAGCGGCAGGAGTCGGCCCCGCCGCCCCGCCCCCGAGCGCGTCTCCGAGGCGACGAGGCAGCTGATCGCCGCCTTCGGGGACACCCCGGTGATCGTGCTCGGCCGCCGGAGCGACGTCCTGGCATGGAACCGCACCGGGCACGCACTGTTCGCCGGACATCTCGATCCGGACAGTCCCGAGCAGCCGGCCCGGCGCCCCAACACCGCACGGCTCGTCTTCCTGGATCCGCACACACGTGATCTGTACGAGGACTGGCCGCGCAAGGCCAGGGACGCGGTGGGCAAGCTGCGGCTCGCGGTCGGCGAACACCCCGACGATCCGGAGCTGGCCGAGCTGATCGGTCAACTGACGATGAAGAGCCGCGAGTTCACGTCTTTGTGGTCCGAACACCGCGTTCGCGCCTGGGACATCGCGACCCACCGGATGCGGCATCCACTGGTCGGCCCGATGGACGTCGCCCAGCAGGCGATGCCGGTCCCGAACGAGCCCGGGCAGCGCATCGTCGCGGTCACCGCGGCGGCGGGTTCCTCCTCGCAGGCCGCACTGACCCTGCTCGCCCAGGTCACCGCCCCACGCACGCGGACCGCCGTCGACACGGATTCCGTTTCCGTCCAGTAG
- a CDS encoding intradiol ring-cleavage dioxygenase, whose translation MTDTSGAAHPIGRRTVLIATGATAATLAVGAAAPEAPTADKANAGHSAPVAAAAVCTLTKEMTEGPYYLDGALVRADITESKPGVPLKLALTVVDDDTCAPLSGALVEIWHCDALGEYSGFVGNNGHSEPDDGSFLRGGVLTNSSGVANLTTIYPGWYRGRCIHIHLKVHTGVTLTSDGSFTGGRELHTGQLFFNETITTAVAKISAYSTNTVTRTTLAQDSIYDDGGAASGLLTLTALGSTAASGYTGTLTVGVETS comes from the coding sequence ATGACAGACACTTCAGGAGCAGCACACCCGATCGGGCGCCGTACGGTGCTCATCGCCACCGGCGCCACGGCCGCCACCCTGGCCGTGGGCGCCGCCGCACCGGAAGCCCCCACAGCCGACAAGGCGAACGCGGGGCACTCGGCCCCCGTCGCCGCGGCGGCCGTCTGCACCCTCACCAAGGAGATGACCGAAGGCCCCTACTACCTGGACGGCGCCCTGGTCCGCGCCGACATCACCGAGAGCAAGCCGGGCGTCCCGCTCAAGCTCGCGCTCACCGTCGTCGACGACGACACCTGCGCCCCGCTCTCCGGCGCCCTCGTGGAGATCTGGCACTGCGACGCGCTGGGCGAGTACTCCGGCTTCGTCGGCAACAACGGCCACAGCGAACCGGACGACGGCTCGTTCCTGCGGGGCGGCGTCCTCACCAACTCCAGCGGCGTCGCGAACCTCACCACGATCTACCCCGGCTGGTACCGGGGCCGCTGCATCCACATCCACCTCAAGGTGCACACGGGAGTCACGCTCACCTCGGACGGCAGCTTCACCGGCGGCCGGGAACTCCACACCGGCCAGCTCTTCTTCAACGAGACGATCACCACAGCGGTGGCCAAGATCTCCGCGTACTCCACGAACACGGTCACCCGCACCACCCTCGCCCAGGACTCGATCTACGACGACGGAGGCGCCGCGTCCGGCCTCCTCACCCTGACGGCCCTGGGCAGCACGGCCGCCTCGGGCTACACGGGCACGCTGACGGTCGGCGTCGAAACGAGCTGA
- a CDS encoding carotenoid oxygenase family protein: MTNETALPLYLRGRFAPVPKEHSAADLTVRGSLPPDLDGRYLRNGPNPLPGQDKGHWFTGPGMLHGIRLRNGRAEWYRNRWIRTRQLDGHPFIRADFTVDLAATPANTHVIRHADTVLALCEVGLPYWVTSELETVGPYDFGGRLTTAMTAHPKEDPVTGELHLFGAGFAPPYLTYHRVTADGQLLDSRPVEVPGPTMMHDFAITEHHIVWMDLPVVFDPALAGPGGAMPYRWDEEYGARLGVMSRTPGSTDVRWYDVDPCYVFHVGNAYEDTRGRIVLDAVRYDRAGFQHTWSDIGGSTGASGPVGVREPGHSQASSVLHRWTLDPVTGRACESPLDDRDAEFPTHNETLTGRANRYLYTVSGDGIAKHDLTRHTSHAYETPGSRYAGEAVFVPADATGEDEGWLLSLVSNDDGEAGELLVLDATEMTVQAVVELPHPVPAGFHGSWLPEPVQRP, translated from the coding sequence GTGACGAACGAGACAGCTCTTCCCCTGTATCTCCGGGGCCGCTTCGCCCCGGTCCCCAAGGAGCACAGCGCGGCCGACCTCACCGTGCGGGGCTCCCTGCCGCCCGACCTGGACGGCCGCTATCTGCGCAACGGCCCCAACCCGCTGCCCGGCCAGGACAAGGGGCACTGGTTCACCGGTCCGGGCATGCTCCACGGCATCCGGCTGCGCAACGGGCGTGCCGAGTGGTACCGCAACCGGTGGATCCGCACCCGGCAGCTGGACGGGCACCCGTTCATCCGCGCCGACTTCACCGTCGACCTGGCCGCGACGCCCGCCAACACACACGTGATCCGGCACGCCGACACCGTGCTGGCCCTGTGCGAGGTCGGTCTTCCCTACTGGGTCACCTCCGAGTTGGAGACCGTGGGACCGTACGACTTCGGCGGGCGGCTGACCACCGCGATGACGGCCCACCCCAAGGAAGACCCGGTCACGGGCGAACTGCACCTGTTCGGGGCCGGGTTCGCCCCGCCGTACCTCACCTATCACCGGGTCACCGCGGACGGACAGCTGCTCGACAGCCGGCCGGTCGAGGTGCCGGGTCCGACGATGATGCACGACTTCGCCATCACCGAGCACCACATCGTGTGGATGGACCTTCCCGTCGTCTTCGACCCCGCCCTGGCCGGGCCCGGCGGCGCAATGCCCTACCGGTGGGACGAGGAGTACGGCGCGCGGCTCGGGGTCATGTCCCGTACGCCCGGAAGCACCGACGTGCGGTGGTACGACGTCGATCCCTGCTACGTCTTCCATGTGGGCAACGCCTACGAAGACACGCGGGGGCGCATCGTGCTGGACGCGGTGCGCTACGACCGCGCCGGCTTCCAGCACACCTGGTCGGACATCGGCGGTTCCACGGGGGCGAGCGGCCCGGTCGGGGTGAGGGAGCCGGGCCACTCCCAGGCCTCCTCCGTCCTGCACCGCTGGACCCTGGACCCGGTCACCGGCCGAGCCTGCGAGTCCCCACTGGACGACCGTGACGCCGAGTTCCCCACGCACAACGAGACCCTCACCGGGCGCGCGAACCGCTACCTCTACACCGTCTCCGGTGACGGCATCGCCAAACACGACCTCACGCGCCACACCAGTCACGCCTACGAGACGCCCGGCAGTCGCTACGCGGGCGAGGCGGTCTTCGTACCGGCGGACGCCACCGGCGAGGACGAGGGGTGGCTCCTGTCGCTCGTCTCGAACGACGACGGCGAGGCCGGGGAACTGCTCGTCCTCGACGCCACGGAGATGACCGTCCAGGCAGTGGTGGAACTGCCCCACCCCGTCCCGGCGGGATTCCACGGAAGCTGGCTGCCGGAGCCCGTCCAGCGGCCCTGA
- a CDS encoding RNA polymerase sigma factor, translated as MMPLTSPTDEELTRRAQAGETGALGLLLARHQAPMRAVAMSLLGYGPDAEDVVQDAALTALRRIGDVRDPAAVGAWLRAVVRNAARMRLRVTRETPGLDGLDHLRPCDHGPSHPERVVEQHAMRDWIWDAVEELPEPLRLVLMLRHFSGITSYQEIAAACEIPVGTVRSRLNQARAKLAQVLLSTATQAHDDTSALTEDSRQEALVTLQGAARGNLPREMAELWPAETELVGALSRTGERTHPFPAMRQNRESGVRQHLRHVVASRDITIWEMDVISPADAVRPCPPTLAWLMFRRDRRVQRLRVVFPEPPR; from the coding sequence ATGATGCCCCTCACCTCACCCACGGATGAGGAACTCACCCGCCGGGCGCAAGCCGGCGAGACCGGAGCCCTCGGGCTGCTGCTGGCTCGCCATCAGGCGCCGATGCGCGCGGTGGCGATGAGCCTGCTCGGCTACGGCCCCGACGCGGAGGACGTGGTGCAGGACGCCGCGCTGACCGCGCTGCGACGCATCGGGGACGTACGGGATCCCGCGGCCGTGGGAGCCTGGCTGAGGGCGGTCGTGCGCAACGCCGCCCGTATGCGGCTGCGTGTCACCCGGGAGACGCCAGGGCTGGACGGCCTCGACCACCTGCGCCCGTGTGATCACGGGCCGTCGCACCCGGAGCGGGTCGTCGAGCAGCACGCGATGCGGGACTGGATCTGGGACGCGGTGGAGGAACTGCCCGAGCCGCTGCGGCTGGTGCTGATGCTGCGGCACTTCAGCGGCATCACCTCGTACCAGGAGATCGCCGCCGCCTGTGAGATACCGGTCGGCACGGTGCGCAGCCGACTCAACCAGGCCAGGGCGAAGCTGGCCCAGGTGCTGTTGTCGACCGCCACCCAGGCGCACGACGACACTTCCGCTCTCACCGAGGACAGCAGGCAGGAGGCCCTGGTGACCCTGCAGGGTGCCGCGCGCGGCAATCTGCCCCGGGAGATGGCCGAGCTGTGGCCGGCCGAGACCGAACTGGTCGGTGCGCTCAGCCGAACGGGTGAGCGCACCCACCCCTTCCCGGCCATGCGGCAGAACCGGGAATCCGGGGTGCGCCAGCACCTGCGCCATGTGGTGGCCAGCCGGGACATCACCATCTGGGAGATGGACGTCATCAGCCCCGCGGACGCGGTCAGACCCTGCCCGCCGACCCTCGCCTGGCTCATGTTCCGGCGGGACAGAAGAGTTCAACGACTACGGGTGGTCTTCCCCGAACCTCCACGGTGA
- a CDS encoding VOC family protein has protein sequence MGESPGLNPTIRTLTFDCTGDPYDLGLFWSELLGRPLDEDDKPGDPEALLRDPSGGPTLLFVRVPEGKSAKNRIHFDLQPQGRTRAQEVVRALSLGARQIADHTRPDGGGWITLTDPEGNEFCVERGELG, from the coding sequence ATGGGCGAGTCGCCGGGGCTGAACCCGACCATCCGCACCCTCACCTTCGACTGCACCGGTGATCCGTACGATCTCGGCCTGTTCTGGAGCGAGTTGCTCGGCCGTCCGCTGGACGAGGACGACAAGCCGGGCGACCCGGAGGCGTTGCTGCGCGACCCGTCCGGCGGCCCGACGCTGCTTTTCGTGCGCGTCCCCGAGGGCAAGTCGGCCAAGAACCGCATCCACTTCGACCTTCAGCCGCAGGGCCGCACCCGCGCCCAGGAGGTCGTCCGCGCCCTCTCCCTCGGCGCCCGCCAGATCGCCGACCACACCCGCCCGGACGGCGGCGGCTGGATCACCCTCACCGACCCCGAGGGCAACGAGTTCTGCGTGGAACGGGGCGAGTTGGGCTGA